A stretch of the Brassica napus cultivar Da-Ae unplaced genomic scaffold, Da-Ae ScsIHWf_1729;HRSCAF=2359, whole genome shotgun sequence genome encodes the following:
- the LOC125598512 gene encoding uncharacterized protein LOC125598512 — translation MANIEKLQFPALKITGENYVGWVTNVKPYLVMKKITETIVIGNKSPPEHIAEAIIFLKKHLDESLTHDYANVEDPAELWQTLKERFDNQRQINLPHALEEWKNLRFQDFQKVEDYNSAILRIVALLKYCGNPVSEAEMMNKTYITFHKQLHFLPEIYRKCGYTRFSELMVALMLAEKNNELLIKNHNSRPTGAKAFPEVNATAIENSERRNHTNRGHGRRFNNKRGKTYNPKWRGSNKWVRPGQVSRGKETQEDTTQKRETVCYRCGCKGHWSRTCRTPSHLCKLYQESTKGKAKEVNLTENVEGTSYLESSDFANELD, via the coding sequence atggcaaacatcgagaaactccagttcccggcccTGAAAATAACTGGCGAAAATTACGTCGGGTGGGTCACAAACGTGAAACCATATCTGGTGAtgaaaaagataaccgaaacaATTGTAATCGGTAACAAATCACCACCCGAacatatagccgaagcgataatcttcctgaagaagcatttagatgaaaGTCTAACGCACGACTATGCAAACGTCGAGGACCCAGCTGAACTGTGGCAAACTTTAAAAGAAAGATTCGATAACCAGAGACAAATCAACCTTCCTCACGCtctagaagagtggaaaaatctgaggttccaagaTTTTCAAAAGGTTGAGGATTACAATTCCGCTATCCTGCGGATAGTTGCACTCCTGAAGTATTGTGGTAATCCTGTCTCTGAGGcagaaatgatgaataaaacatacatcactttccacaaacagcttcacttcttacccgaaatttacagaaaatgcgggtacacgagattttctgaattgatggttgcGCTCATGTTAGCTGAAAAGAACAATGAACTCTTAatcaaaaaccacaattcccggcctacgggagccaaagcattccctgaagtgaatgctacggcgatAGAAAATTCGGAAAGAAGAAACCATACCAATCGAGGTCATGGCCgccgtttcaacaacaaacgtggaaaaacTTACAATCCCAAATGGAGGGGATCTAATAAGTGGGTTAGACCCGGGCAAGTTTCCAGGGGTAAAGAAACTCAAGAGGATACCACCCAGAAGCGTGAGACAGTGTGTTACAGATGTGgttgtaaaggacattggtcccgtacctgtcgtactccttcacatctctgtaagttatatcaagagtccacgaaaggaaaggctaaagaggtgaacctcacggaaaatgttgaagggacctcataccttgaatcctccgacttcgctaatgagctggactag